The sequence CTGTCTCATAGCGACAGACGAGGGGGATGGCAAGGGCGAATATGAAAGCTTTTCATCCTTTTGCCTTGACAGATCAGGGACGCTTATATATCCCGTGCGACGCAATAGGTGTGGATAAGTCCGCGCCTTGCCCGCCCTGCTTAGCGCAGGGTTTCACCGGCAGATCTTTTACAAGGCCTCAGGCCTTTGGAATTCCTGCTAGATTTCGACTGATAAAAAGACGGCCGCTCGCCCCTATGGCGAGAGAGCCGGAACGAACATGAAAGGACAAAAAATGTTCGCAGTCATCAAGACCGGCGGTAAGCAGTACCGTGTGGCAGCCAACGACGTGCTGACCATCGAGAAGCTCGAAGTCACCGCCGGCGGTACCGTAGAATTCACCGAAGTCCTCGTTATCGGCGAAGGCGCCGACGCTGCGATTGGTGCTCCCTTCGTCAAGGGCGCTTCCGTCAAGGCCGAAGTGGTCGAGCACAACCGCGGCAAGAAGGTCATCGCCTTCAAGAAGCGCCGTCGTCAGAACTCGAAGCGTTCGCGCGGCCATCGCCAGCATCACACGGTCGTCCGTATCACGGACATCGTGGCTGCCAAGTAAGTAACGGGATCAAGGTTTAAAGGAGAACTCCAATGGCACACAAAAAAGCTGGCGGTTCCTCGCGCAACGGTCGCGATTCCGAATCCAAGCGCCTTGGCGTGAAGAAGTTCGGCGGCGAAGCCGTCATCGCAGGCAACATTATCGTGCGTCAGCGCGGCACGCAGTGGCACCCGGGTTCCAACGTCGGCCTCGGCAAAGATCACACGATTTTTGCGCTTACGGCGGGCAACGTGAACTACCGTACGA comes from Rhizobium tropici CIAT 899 and encodes:
- the rplU gene encoding 50S ribosomal protein L21 produces the protein MFAVIKTGGKQYRVAANDVLTIEKLEVTAGGTVEFTEVLVIGEGADAAIGAPFVKGASVKAEVVEHNRGKKVIAFKKRRRQNSKRSRGHRQHHTVVRITDIVAAK
- the rpmA gene encoding 50S ribosomal protein L27, with the protein product MAHKKAGGSSRNGRDSESKRLGVKKFGGEAVIAGNIIVRQRGTQWHPGSNVGLGKDHTIFALTAGNVNYRTKANGRVYVSVMPKAEAAE